A genomic segment from Lignipirellula cremea encodes:
- a CDS encoding ImmA/IrrE family metallo-endopeptidase yields MTKHLKYLRNEAIEDVTAQRIREYESKTDVTVTLPVPIEQIVEQVLGLDFDWDVIEELPGEQILGGLDAVNQRILLNETHTDLFEQKPGLLRSTIGHEAGHYDIDIDRAKLLHPKLPGMDFSPSIAKRHVKKSDRLIEVLFDRAASDPRAAKLLQQIKDGQDTAEQKSAVDRYQSALLMPEWLIREAAANLDLTSWSILYGLADKAQVNISNLTVRLRRLGLIYLRDGDKTIYRSEDEWSGQKSLF; encoded by the coding sequence ATGACCAAGCACCTGAAATACCTTCGCAACGAGGCAATCGAGGACGTGACCGCTCAGCGGATTCGGGAATACGAGTCCAAGACCGACGTCACCGTCACGCTGCCGGTGCCGATTGAGCAAATTGTTGAGCAGGTGTTGGGGCTGGACTTCGATTGGGACGTAATTGAAGAACTGCCCGGTGAGCAAATCCTTGGCGGTCTTGATGCGGTGAATCAGAGGATTCTGCTGAACGAGACGCACACCGACCTGTTCGAGCAGAAACCCGGCCTGCTCCGCAGCACCATCGGCCACGAGGCCGGTCACTACGACATCGACATTGACCGGGCGAAGTTGCTGCATCCAAAGCTCCCTGGCATGGACTTCTCTCCTTCCATTGCCAAACGCCACGTCAAAAAGTCAGATCGCTTGATTGAGGTTTTGTTCGACCGAGCCGCCTCCGATCCCCGAGCGGCCAAGCTGCTCCAGCAGATCAAAGACGGCCAAGATACGGCAGAACAGAAGAGCGCTGTGGATCGATACCAGTCGGCGCTGCTGATGCCTGAATGGTTGATTCGAGAAGCGGCGGCGAACCTCGACCTGACTTCGTGGTCGATTCTGTATGGACTGGCCGATAAGGCGCAGGTGAACATCTCGAACCTGACCGTTCGGCTACGGCGACTGGGGCTGATCTATCTGCGGGATGGCGACAAAACAATTTACCGCAGTGAAGATGAGTGGAGTGGACAGAAGAGTTTGTTCTGA
- a CDS encoding class I SAM-dependent methyltransferase, with protein sequence MPQKYLTSIGLLLFSLPLAAQEKSVNPGVNKSFETPNVPEFVERFEREGRDAFDHRQEVVAALRLKPGMAVADVGAGTGLFTRMFSPLLGEKGKVYAVDISEEFVAHVERIAKEQKQNNIVGVVCKPDSVVLPPASVDLVFICDTYHHFEFPHKTMRSIHRALKPGGKVVLIDFHRIEGVSSEWTMGHVRAGQEIFTKEIVEAGFKQVAEKQGLLKESYFVWFEKVGE encoded by the coding sequence ATGCCACAAAAATATCTTACCAGCATCGGGCTGCTGCTGTTTTCACTCCCACTCGCCGCCCAGGAGAAGAGCGTCAATCCCGGCGTCAACAAGTCCTTTGAGACGCCGAATGTACCGGAATTCGTTGAGCGATTTGAACGTGAAGGGCGGGACGCCTTCGATCATCGCCAGGAAGTTGTTGCGGCGCTCCGGTTGAAACCGGGCATGGCTGTCGCCGATGTGGGCGCAGGCACGGGGCTGTTCACTCGGATGTTCTCGCCATTACTAGGCGAAAAGGGGAAAGTCTACGCCGTGGACATCTCCGAAGAATTCGTCGCTCACGTCGAACGGATCGCCAAGGAACAGAAACAGAACAACATCGTCGGCGTGGTCTGCAAGCCGGATTCGGTAGTGCTCCCTCCGGCTTCGGTCGATTTGGTCTTCATCTGCGACACCTACCACCACTTCGAGTTTCCGCACAAGACGATGCGGTCGATCCATCGAGCCTTGAAGCCGGGTGGCAAGGTTGTTCTGATTGACTTCCACCGGATCGAAGGCGTCAGCAGTGAGTGGACGATGGGACACGTCCGGGCTGGTCAAGAAATCTTCACGAAAGAGATCGTCGAGGCCGGGTTCAAACAGGTGGCTGAGAAGCAAGGGCTGCTGAAAGAGTCGTACTTCGTGTGGTTTGAGAAAGTCGGAGAATGA
- the arsA gene encoding arsenical pump-driving ATPase produces MRLLEQPTRLMLFTGKGGVGKTSLACATAIALADAGRRVLLVSTDPASNLGQVFGITIGEHDPTAIPGASGLFALNINPEAAAQAYRDRIVGPVRDVLPAETVKGMEEQLSGACTTEIAAFDEFTGLLTDDMATEKYDHIIFDTAPTGHTLRLLQLPTAWTNFLDSNESGASCLGPLSGLEKQRQKYAHAVALLANGDTTSVVLVSRPQKASLAEADRTSLELATLGIKNQQLVINGTLPENGSDDPLALALREREKAAMLAMPAALVSLSRDQVPLQPRNMVGLATLRALLSEKSEALPVSPSTTSQVSLSVPPLSNLIDEIEKDEHGLVMVLGKGGVGKTTVAAAIAVALAARGHAVHLTTTDPAAHLSMTVESTFPHLAVSRIDPQIERDRYRQNVMRTKGKNLDEAGRILLEEDLRSPCTEEIAVFQALSRVMKESRTKFVVVDTAPTGHTLLLLDATGSYHRDVVRNIAPGAHVVTPMMRLQDPRQTKMLVVTLPETTPVLEAESLQADLRRAGIEPWAWVINSSLAAAAPNDPLLVARAAQERQHIERVQQVAPRVAIVPWLTHEPTGSERLLELARSKTEVSVST; encoded by the coding sequence ATGAGACTCTTAGAACAGCCGACACGGCTTATGTTATTCACCGGCAAAGGCGGGGTGGGCAAGACTTCGCTCGCTTGCGCCACGGCGATTGCGCTGGCGGACGCCGGACGAAGGGTCTTGCTGGTCAGCACTGATCCGGCCTCCAATCTCGGACAGGTGTTCGGGATCACGATTGGGGAGCATGACCCCACAGCAATTCCCGGCGCTTCCGGCCTGTTTGCTCTGAATATCAATCCAGAGGCAGCGGCCCAGGCGTATCGAGATCGCATTGTCGGTCCCGTGCGAGACGTGCTGCCTGCGGAGACGGTCAAGGGGATGGAGGAGCAACTCTCCGGCGCTTGCACCACGGAGATCGCTGCCTTTGACGAGTTCACGGGACTGCTGACCGATGATATGGCGACCGAAAAGTACGATCACATTATCTTTGATACGGCTCCCACCGGCCACACGCTTCGGCTTCTCCAACTGCCCACGGCATGGACTAATTTTCTTGATTCCAATGAATCCGGTGCATCCTGTTTAGGGCCGCTTTCTGGCTTGGAGAAGCAGCGGCAAAAATACGCTCATGCAGTGGCGCTGTTGGCGAATGGCGACACCACGTCCGTTGTGCTTGTCTCACGCCCCCAGAAAGCATCTCTAGCGGAAGCAGATCGCACCAGTCTTGAACTGGCGACGTTGGGCATCAAGAACCAGCAACTGGTCATCAATGGAACCCTGCCTGAGAACGGCAGCGATGACCCTTTGGCCCTGGCCCTGCGGGAACGAGAAAAAGCGGCCATGCTCGCAATGCCTGCCGCACTCGTATCTTTGTCGAGGGATCAGGTGCCATTGCAGCCGAGAAACATGGTGGGACTCGCCACCTTGCGGGCTTTGCTTTCGGAGAAGTCGGAAGCATTGCCAGTATCGCCGAGTACAACATCCCAAGTCTCTCTGTCCGTGCCACCGCTATCTAACTTAATTGATGAGATTGAAAAGGATGAGCATGGACTTGTGATGGTGCTGGGAAAAGGCGGGGTCGGTAAAACAACTGTCGCCGCAGCAATTGCCGTCGCTCTTGCTGCTCGTGGTCATGCGGTCCATCTGACCACGACGGACCCTGCGGCCCATCTTTCGATGACCGTGGAATCCACGTTTCCCCATCTGGCGGTGAGTCGAATCGACCCGCAGATTGAACGAGATCGCTATCGTCAGAATGTCATGCGGACCAAAGGAAAGAATCTCGATGAGGCGGGGCGTATTCTTCTGGAGGAGGATTTGCGTTCGCCCTGCACCGAGGAGATTGCCGTATTTCAGGCGCTTTCACGGGTTATGAAAGAGTCCAGAACGAAATTCGTTGTCGTTGACACGGCTCCCACAGGCCACACGCTGCTGTTGCTCGATGCTACGGGTTCCTATCATCGTGATGTCGTTCGCAACATCGCCCCCGGTGCGCATGTGGTGACTCCCATGATGCGGTTGCAAGACCCCAGGCAGACCAAAATGCTGGTCGTCACCTTGCCTGAGACGACGCCCGTGCTGGAGGCCGAATCGCTCCAGGCCGATCTGCGTCGTGCGGGGATTGAGCCTTGGGCATGGGTCATCAATTCTTCCCTGGCGGCGGCGGCCCCCAACGACCCCTTGCTGGTAGCCCGAGCCGCACAAGAGCGACAGCACATCGAGCGAGTTCAGCAAGTCGCCCCGAGAGTCGCAATCGTTCCTTGGCTCACGCACGAGCCAACCGGAAGCGAGCGACTGCTAGAGCTTGCACGATCCAAGACAGAGGTATCTGTCTCCACCTGA
- a CDS encoding SMI1/KNR4 family protein: MSKVDWEAIFQDITKESPATNDDIAFLQEAALAPLTEDEIVEINATQNPYPASNPLYNEYEPFDPTGWVIPQRKFPDSFVDCLRWSNGGNFVNGEREFGMFGPEEIRQYLLSYQLPEYMPGAVPFALDGGGGFFLFDMRNEVAVQSVRMDERPARLIAGRVGSLVRRPRLR, from the coding sequence ATGAGCAAAGTCGATTGGGAAGCGATCTTTCAAGACATCACGAAAGAATCCCCTGCAACTAACGACGACATCGCCTTTTTGCAGGAGGCAGCGTTGGCTCCCCTGACGGAAGACGAAATCGTCGAAATCAACGCTACGCAGAATCCATATCCGGCATCGAACCCGCTTTACAACGAATACGAACCGTTCGATCCGACTGGTTGGGTGATTCCCCAGCGAAAGTTTCCCGATTCTTTCGTAGACTGCTTGCGATGGTCGAATGGCGGCAACTTCGTCAATGGCGAGCGTGAGTTCGGCATGTTCGGTCCCGAAGAAATCAGACAGTACCTGTTGTCATACCAGCTTCCCGAATACATGCCTGGAGCCGTACCTTTTGCATTGGATGGCGGCGGTGGCTTTTTCCTGTTCGACATGAGGAATGAGGTAGCTGTCCAAAGTGTGCGCATGGATGAACGACCGGCGCGGCTGATTGCGGGACGGGTTGGGAGCTTGGTTAGGCGTCCGCGGCTAAGATGA
- a CDS encoding IS66 family transposase: MDVEQLKDDAAGGRLSIDRLIDVIASQQRRIDELEKQLKELKGKSPTERLDQAYSEKAEQQRQAKTGRRKRKRKQAGRNKTADKIKQAKRTERVLPAQTRLDDCSFSHTRVAWRVENGRAVLVAYEIYRCGNRFGKPAGLLGRSEFGIEIFVAIAYQVYCVGLSIDKACKLLSFFQQLNLKKSQADALLNQLARAWESEFDSLCTLLAHSAVVHTDETSWSINSVWAFLTDKLTVLFYGVHKDGDTLARILDKQTFAGVLISDDAAVYRDFSKSQKCWAHLIRKAIKLTLQDPESAVYRNFADRVLEIYRTAKRIKADRRLSDSTRLARVAELDDELLHLCCARWIDDDVSGGEIENDYRRLCDEIMRLMLNQELFLFVTEPAADGNNNAAERQLRDDATARKTCRTSKTPRGAKRRSVISSVLQSIGKQLDRFTLEAVIAEAARWLEEGESCFARQVESRGLGPPGTLSYGDETSLLDQVILAADA; the protein is encoded by the coding sequence ATGGACGTTGAGCAACTCAAGGATGACGCGGCGGGGGGGAGATTGTCGATCGACAGGTTGATCGATGTCATCGCCTCGCAGCAACGACGGATTGATGAGCTTGAGAAACAACTCAAAGAACTCAAGGGGAAGAGTCCGACTGAACGTCTCGATCAAGCTTATAGCGAAAAGGCGGAGCAACAACGCCAAGCCAAGACCGGCAGACGGAAACGAAAACGCAAGCAAGCCGGGCGAAACAAGACGGCTGACAAAATCAAACAGGCCAAGCGAACCGAAAGAGTCTTGCCGGCCCAGACTCGCCTGGACGACTGCTCGTTTTCGCACACCCGCGTCGCGTGGCGGGTGGAGAATGGCCGGGCGGTGCTGGTCGCCTATGAGATTTATCGGTGCGGCAATCGCTTCGGAAAGCCCGCCGGACTGCTCGGCCGCAGCGAGTTCGGCATCGAAATCTTCGTCGCCATCGCCTACCAGGTCTACTGTGTCGGGCTGTCGATCGACAAAGCCTGTAAATTGCTCTCCTTCTTTCAGCAGTTGAATCTGAAAAAGAGCCAGGCAGACGCCTTGCTCAACCAACTTGCCCGAGCCTGGGAAAGTGAATTCGATTCGCTCTGCACGCTGCTGGCCCACAGTGCGGTGGTCCACACCGATGAAACGTCCTGGAGCATCAACAGCGTGTGGGCTTTCTTGACTGACAAGCTCACCGTGTTGTTTTACGGCGTTCACAAAGACGGCGATACGTTGGCCCGGATTCTCGACAAGCAGACGTTTGCCGGCGTTCTGATCAGCGATGACGCGGCCGTCTACCGGGACTTCAGCAAGTCGCAGAAATGCTGGGCGCACCTGATTCGCAAGGCGATCAAGCTGACGCTTCAAGATCCCGAGAGCGCCGTTTATCGCAACTTTGCCGACCGTGTGCTGGAGATCTATCGCACGGCCAAGCGGATCAAAGCGGATCGGCGTCTGAGCGATTCGACCCGTTTGGCTCGTGTCGCCGAGTTGGACGACGAACTGCTGCACTTGTGCTGCGCGCGATGGATTGATGACGACGTCAGCGGCGGCGAGATCGAAAACGACTACCGGCGTCTGTGCGATGAAATTATGCGATTGATGCTGAACCAAGAACTCTTCTTGTTTGTGACCGAACCGGCTGCCGACGGCAACAACAACGCGGCCGAACGTCAGCTACGCGACGACGCGACGGCCCGCAAAACGTGTCGCACGAGCAAGACGCCCCGTGGCGCGAAGCGTCGCAGTGTGATCTCCAGCGTGCTGCAGAGCATCGGCAAGCAGCTTGATCGCTTCACGCTTGAAGCGGTCATCGCCGAAGCGGCGAGGTGGCTGGAGGAGGGGGAAAGCTGCTTCGCCCGACAAGTCGAATCCCGCGGCCTTGGACCGCCAGGAACTCTCTCCTACGGCGACGAAACGAGCCTGCTCGACCAAGTCATCTTAGCCGCGGACGCCTAA
- a CDS encoding cytochrome-c peroxidase, whose translation MKRLFLCVLLLSFSTVVAQEPNDSQPESQTAKRKLAPLPRAASAPNDNPTTPAKVELGKTLFFDPRLSGDNKMSCATCHIPDKAYGDGLALSPGAGGKLLVRNTPTCLNVGFLNRFFWDGRAVSLEEQALGPIQSPVEMNQNLEELEAELAEIPGYVSEFEKVFGTKPRSDGIAKALAAFQRTLVTEPSPFDRYLEGDKDALSDRAKKGLELFQGDAGCIRCHSGPLLSDEEFYRIGVFSKDEGRAIVTGKKEDRYRFRTPTLRNIAQTGPYMHNGSLKTLESVVTFYYRDIPETGRDGLPLDAEALSGQSYSEIGLIVEFLKSLTGKTPKVVPPTLP comes from the coding sequence ATGAAACGACTGTTTTTGTGCGTCCTCCTACTCTCTTTTTCTACCGTTGTGGCTCAGGAGCCGAACGATTCGCAGCCTGAGTCACAAACCGCCAAGAGGAAACTTGCTCCACTACCACGGGCGGCGTCAGCGCCCAACGACAATCCGACGACACCGGCCAAGGTTGAATTGGGGAAGACTTTGTTTTTCGACCCACGGTTATCCGGCGACAACAAAATGAGTTGTGCAACCTGCCATATTCCAGATAAGGCATACGGTGACGGACTTGCTCTTTCGCCAGGAGCGGGCGGAAAGCTCCTGGTGCGCAACACGCCAACGTGTCTCAACGTCGGCTTCTTAAATCGCTTTTTCTGGGATGGCCGTGCGGTTAGTCTCGAAGAACAGGCTCTTGGCCCAATTCAGTCCCCCGTGGAGATGAATCAGAATTTGGAGGAACTTGAAGCTGAACTCGCCGAAATTCCAGGCTATGTTTCCGAATTCGAGAAGGTGTTTGGAACAAAGCCGAGAAGCGACGGCATCGCCAAAGCACTTGCGGCATTTCAGCGAACTCTCGTGACGGAACCATCGCCCTTCGACCGTTACCTTGAAGGCGACAAAGACGCTCTTTCCGACAGAGCCAAGAAGGGATTGGAATTGTTTCAGGGTGACGCTGGCTGTATTCGATGCCATAGCGGGCCGCTCCTGAGCGACGAGGAGTTCTACCGGATTGGCGTCTTTTCCAAGGACGAAGGTCGTGCAATCGTCACAGGGAAAAAGGAAGATCGGTATCGATTTCGTACACCAACGCTTCGTAACATTGCGCAAACCGGCCCCTACATGCACAATGGTTCGTTGAAGACGCTTGAAAGCGTGGTCACGTTCTATTATCGAGACATTCCCGAAACGGGTCGGGATGGTCTGCCGCTCGATGCCGAAGCGCTTTCGGGCCAGAGTTATTCCGAGATTGGACTGATCGTGGAATTCCTCAAATCATTGACTGGCAAAACTCCAAAGGTCGTACCGCCGACCTTACCTTGA
- a CDS encoding helix-turn-helix domain-containing protein yields MKFGERLRALRQGKNLSQRDLAVQVGVNFTYISKIENEKLDFAQFPGEELIRKLAKALEADEDELLILAEKVPERIKKRVMERPDAFRKFAELDDKDIDRLLDEIDDK; encoded by the coding sequence ATGAAATTTGGTGAACGCCTCCGAGCGTTAAGGCAAGGGAAAAACCTCTCCCAGCGTGATCTGGCGGTGCAGGTCGGCGTCAACTTCACGTACATCTCAAAGATCGAAAACGAGAAGCTCGACTTCGCTCAGTTCCCCGGCGAAGAACTCATACGCAAGCTGGCGAAAGCGCTGGAGGCCGATGAGGACGAACTGTTGATCCTGGCCGAGAAAGTGCCCGAACGAATCAAGAAGAGGGTCATGGAAAGGCCCGACGCCTTCCGCAAATTCGCCGAACTCGACGACAAGGATATTGATCGACTGCTCGACGAAATTGACGACAAATGA
- a CDS encoding PP2C family protein-serine/threonine phosphatase, with the protein MSATDDAVDCKPNPPFALRSFGISDRGQKRDSNEDCFSIAELVRTLRVHQTNLPQSKTSLSSHRAYVFLIADGVGGSHAGEVASGLSVATIEDFLLNTLKRFSNLQAGEEQVALSAFKEALCQADSRLFEETASHPEWQGMGTTLTMAFAVNWRLFVAHAGDSRCYLYSSGKLQQLTQDHTMTAELARRGVISAEKAAGHPWRHVVTNILGGKEMGVQVELHNLDLHPDDVLLLCSDGLTEMVPEDQVATVLQQENDPQRACERLIAEANRLGGKDNITAIVARISPTGSGLDS; encoded by the coding sequence ATGTCTGCTACCGACGATGCCGTCGATTGTAAGCCTAACCCGCCGTTCGCATTACGTAGTTTCGGAATCAGCGACCGAGGACAAAAGCGAGATTCCAACGAGGACTGCTTCTCCATCGCCGAACTCGTGAGAACGCTGCGGGTTCATCAAACGAATCTTCCGCAGTCAAAAACGAGCCTTAGCTCACATCGAGCTTACGTTTTTTTGATTGCAGACGGCGTCGGCGGCAGTCACGCCGGAGAAGTCGCCAGCGGCCTCAGCGTGGCGACCATCGAGGACTTCTTGTTGAATACGCTCAAGCGATTCTCTAACTTGCAAGCTGGCGAGGAACAAGTTGCCTTGAGTGCGTTTAAGGAAGCTCTCTGTCAGGCCGACTCTCGCCTCTTCGAGGAAACGGCCAGCCATCCCGAATGGCAAGGAATGGGGACGACGCTCACGATGGCCTTTGCCGTCAATTGGCGTCTATTCGTGGCTCATGCAGGAGATAGTCGCTGCTATCTGTATTCCAGCGGGAAGCTACAGCAGTTGACCCAGGATCATACGATGACCGCTGAACTAGCTCGCCGTGGAGTGATTTCGGCGGAAAAAGCCGCCGGACATCCGTGGCGGCATGTTGTGACCAACATCCTCGGCGGCAAGGAGATGGGAGTCCAAGTTGAACTGCATAACCTCGATCTCCATCCCGACGACGTGCTGCTGCTTTGTTCCGATGGCCTGACGGAGATGGTGCCCGAAGATCAGGTCGCCACCGTTCTTCAACAAGAGAACGATCCGCAACGTGCTTGCGAACGACTGATAGCCGAGGCCAATCGTCTGGGAGGCAAGGATAACATCACTGCCATTGTCGCTCGCATCAGTCCCACAGGTTCAGGCTTGGATTCCTGA
- a CDS encoding macro domain-containing protein codes for MIHEVSGDILLSKAQAIAHGIAPNDHFDQGLAAALHEKWPTMVKDFRHYAHQTHPKPGELWTWGGFGVRVFNLMTQEGEHTHGAKPGKAKASSVNHCLKRLRHGLEKEQITSLALPKLATGVGGLDWNEVLPLIHTHLGDLDIPVYVYTHYQQGVQANEPGV; via the coding sequence ATGATTCACGAAGTTTCCGGCGACATCCTGCTTTCCAAAGCCCAGGCCATCGCTCACGGCATAGCACCAAACGACCACTTCGACCAGGGACTCGCCGCAGCGTTGCACGAAAAATGGCCGACGATGGTGAAAGATTTTCGACACTATGCTCATCAGACTCATCCGAAACCAGGCGAACTTTGGACTTGGGGTGGCTTCGGCGTCCGTGTTTTCAACCTGATGACCCAGGAAGGCGAACACACTCACGGGGCTAAGCCCGGCAAGGCCAAGGCATCCAGCGTCAACCACTGCCTCAAGCGATTACGGCACGGGTTAGAGAAGGAGCAGATTACGAGTCTCGCTTTGCCGAAGCTGGCGACGGGCGTGGGCGGATTAGATTGGAACGAGGTATTGCCGCTGATCCACACCCACTTGGGCGATCTCGATATTCCAGTCTATGTCTACACGCACTACCAGCAGGGTGTCCAGGCAAACGAACCGGGAGTCTAA
- the arsD gene encoding arsenite efflux transporter metallochaperone ArsD — translation MTKLQVFDRPLCCSSGVCGPEVDPALVSFASDLQWLERQGVQVQRINPAHQSELFAASKIVLAELKQHGSDCLPVVVVNDAVVSRGVFPSRTQLASWTGIPLSSASSLPVMNSGCCDNRGATGNSSSSCC, via the coding sequence ATGACCAAATTACAAGTGTTTGACAGGCCGTTGTGCTGTTCGAGTGGAGTTTGCGGCCCAGAGGTTGACCCGGCGCTCGTGTCGTTCGCCTCCGACCTTCAATGGTTGGAGCGGCAAGGCGTCCAGGTGCAGCGAATCAACCCTGCACACCAGTCCGAACTCTTCGCCGCCAGCAAGATTGTACTTGCCGAGTTAAAGCAGCATGGCAGCGATTGCTTGCCTGTTGTTGTGGTGAACGATGCGGTCGTAAGCCGAGGAGTCTTTCCCAGCCGCACGCAGTTGGCGAGTTGGACCGGCATACCACTGAGTTCGGCCTCCAGCCTTCCCGTGATGAACTCAGGCTGCTGCGACAACCGGGGGGCGACAGGAAATTCTTCGTCCTCTTGCTGCTAA
- a CDS encoding tryptophan-rich sensory protein, whose product MSVPFFAASNGSWIRATPDFDGESLFVAGNLPLAAVELLIVWGTIIWCVVAIWPHCRWVAFAHVPYLDWVERRPKT is encoded by the coding sequence ATGTCGGTTCCGTTCTTCGCCGCCTCGAATGGCAGTTGGATTCGAGCCACGCCAGATTTTGACGGGGAGAGCCTGTTCGTCGCCGGGAACCTGCCTCTCGCCGCCGTGGAACTCTTGATCGTCTGGGGCACGATCATCTGGTGTGTGGTTGCCATTTGGCCGCATTGCCGCTGGGTTGCCTTTGCTCACGTTCCATATCTGGATTGGGTGGAACGCCGGCCGAAAACATAG
- a CDS encoding cupin domain-containing protein: MISIPYLGATANNFWISSFVGGRASVEPSSSGTPTTYTNFVDLAKEVEPPNDGILTRTLFNDDHIKAVIFGFGQGEELSEHTASMPAILHFIQGEATLTLGDETVEAQPGTWVHMPANLKHSVKTKTPVVMLLLLLKK, from the coding sequence TTGATCTCGATCCCATACCTAGGAGCCACAGCCAATAACTTCTGGATCTCTTCGTTCGTCGGGGGCAGGGCTTCTGTTGAACCTTCTTCCAGCGGCACGCCGACCACTTACACGAACTTTGTCGATTTGGCGAAAGAAGTCGAACCGCCCAACGACGGAATACTTACCCGCACGCTTTTTAACGACGATCACATCAAAGCGGTGATTTTTGGATTCGGACAAGGGGAAGAATTGTCGGAGCATACGGCGTCGATGCCCGCCATTCTGCATTTTATTCAAGGCGAGGCGACATTGACGCTCGGCGACGAAACGGTTGAGGCACAGCCGGGTACTTGGGTCCACATGCCCGCAAATTTGAAACACAGCGTAAAAACCAAGACGCCGGTGGTAATGCTTTTGCTTTTATTGAAGAAGTAA
- a CDS encoding ArsR/SmtB family transcription factor, whose protein sequence is MKTPRNKKDECCTQPDLKARPLLSPIQAGGLAAVFKVLANDTRLRLLHALIRAEELCVTDLAASVGMKPQAVSNQLQRLSDLGILASRRDGISIYYRVVDLCVRSLMDQGLCLMEEVGDRNRPETRPDCK, encoded by the coding sequence ATGAAGACGCCCAGAAACAAGAAAGACGAATGTTGCACCCAGCCCGATTTGAAAGCACGACCGCTGCTTTCTCCGATCCAGGCAGGAGGGCTGGCAGCCGTGTTCAAGGTGCTGGCGAATGATACCCGGTTGCGACTATTGCACGCTCTCATCAGGGCCGAGGAACTCTGCGTAACCGACCTCGCCGCTTCGGTCGGAATGAAGCCCCAAGCCGTATCCAACCAGCTTCAACGGCTCTCCGACTTGGGCATCCTCGCATCAAGGCGAGACGGGATCAGCATTTACTACCGGGTCGTGGACCTGTGCGTTCGGTCGTTGATGGATCAGGGATTATGTCTCATGGAGGAGGTTGGCGACCGGAACCGACCTGAAACAAGACCGGATTGCAAATGA